The region taatagttccaatcataagtgcatagaattctatgtaagggatgacatgctagcatagGTCTCTCCCGCATAAAAACTTGTCATTTTTCCAGCAACTTAGCTAATTGCCTAGAAACAATTCCACACATTCTACCACCACTTTTCTACACTCGCTATATTGTTGTTTTATTTAAACATCACCTAAATTTTATTTCCACATTCTTTATTATCCTGTTAACCTATTTCTTTATACTTGTAAAGTAGTTTATTTCTTGTTTTTAGGTAAAACAAACATttagtgtgtgtagagttgtatcggtggtcgatagaacttgagagaatattaattctagctttagctcctcgttagattcggcactcttacttatctaaaaggcTACAACtggccccctacacttgtgggttatccgtTACCTCAGACCTTAATGTTTGGTGGTTTGTTTGAAAGCTAGGAGATAAATAAGAATGAGAGAATGGGCATCAAAAGATTTTCGGATGGTTTGGAAAATGTTCTATATGTTCCCAGAAATGTTGTGGAAGGTCTCGAGAGGGTCGTGGAAAATTTTGATAGTGTTCAGAAGATTCCGGAACCTTCCGAATAAAGCCAAAAGGTCCCTGGTGCGAGGACAACTTTGCTCGGCCAAGGGGGCCAATGAGGCCTTATGTTGGTGCGCCAAGTAGTTGCTTGAGGGCAGGGCAAAATGCGAGGGTCCTCTGGCGTTCCCCCCAGGCCAGACACCAGAATCCATGTCATTTCTGAAAACGTCGGGATTCGTGACATTTTGTACTCGAGTTCGAGGAGGACTCTTCCTCATGATCCAAAGCGACTTTGGGAGAGGCCCCTCTCCAAGTTGTGACCCCAGGCTTCAATATATAAATACAGGCCCTAGAACACACCAAAACCCTTGGAGGTTGCCCCATTGCTGCCCTGCACCCAGTTTCTCTCTCACATCTAGTTGATCTAGATGTCAACACCGCTAGACTACTTCTCACTCTGGTTTTCTCAACGGTCCTTAGCTCTGGGCAACGAAGCTCTGCTGAACCACTACTTTGGTACGCGTGCAACCCGTAGAGAGATCGTGTTTTCGGTCTTTATTCGAGCAACTGTTCTAGGGAGAAATTCTCACGGTTGGGAGATTGTAAATCCTAGTTGCAAGAATCTGCATCAACGGATCTTCACCAACTCTTCATCCATTGCTACTCCGAGTTGGTACCAATATGATCTAACCTTATGCGTCTTCATAGTGATCATGGGAACTTGATCTAGGCTAATTTTTTGTTTTCACTACATTTCCTAACAATTTCCGTTTGAGTGTTCCACCATGGCATCTGGTCGCTCCAGCTATTGTCAACACATATATCTTCAACCTCTTGCCGCATCGCTGCTCGAGTGCTCCACCATGGCATCACATCGCTCAGGTGCTTGCTACCACTCGTTGCCCAAACCATCGCCTCTACTTCTTTACCTGTCGCATGTGCATCTGGTCGATCTTCTGCCAATCATATATATACTACTGGTGGTGTGCCACACCTGGCCCGCTACTACTATTTATGTCACTGGTGCCATGGGGGAATCAGTCCACTAGTAACATTTATCAATAGCGCTATATGAGTGGCGTGGGGGCAACACGTCAACAATGATATTTTTGGCATGCCACTATTAGGCATTCATTTAGGTCATCTACAATGCTAGACTCTTATGCAGGCACTTACAGTGGAAAAAAAAATAGCAGAAAATTGAAAGAGAGCTAGACGTCTTATCCTCTGACGCAAGGCGCTAATCACACACTAATATACGGAGGCCCAGCGTCTGTTTCTTTACTTGCGTGGCAGGAAAATAGCCAAGCGCTCGATTTGTTTGCAtcgaaacggcatcgggcactgggAATAGGCGTGGTAAACTGCACATTAACGTGGAAATTAATCCTGGCGCTTCTTCCTTAGCACCTACGTTGGACATGCCCTTACTAATGCGAGAAACTTGAATTGGTGGTGTCGATCAAAAGATAGGCGGGCAAAAAGGTGGGTGGAGTAGGAGAACAGCGAACAACAAGCTAGGTGGAGGCAGAGAGGTAGGGAACTTCGGCGCGTGCGGTGACTTCGTCTATCTCAAGATATTGTGCCGACTTAGTATCTCATAGGTGCTTATGGGGGTATGCGTCTATTTATAGGGGTGAGTATATCCGCGCCTATGTGAGCATTTGCAATTGTACCGTGTTTACTTTTTTTTTTGCCTTTCACATTCTGCTTCCCTCTGTTTTAATAAGAGAGTAGAACTTAGCTTACATTCCACACCGTACGTAGATGTAATGCCTCGAGCTACATACATATTCACACAACACAACCATGAAACGCACACAGCTTCATcggaaaaaaagaaaggaaaggagAAAAGAAACGCACACAGCTTGCCGAGTTTGCACTATGTACACTAATTACATGGAATCGGAAAGTAACTGGCGGAGACACCATCCATCGATTCTCATTGCTGCTGCTACATGATGGAGCAGCTGTTGGGGTCATCCGAGTACCCATGGTGCACCACCGTGTGCATGTTCGCAGCCGGCTGCTGCGGGTAGTAGTACCCCTGCTGCTGGTACTGCGCGgggtagccgccaccgccgccgccgccgccgtagctgtagtAGTCTCGCCCGCCCGTCGTCGGAGGGTACGAGCCGGCGTTGCGGTAGTGGTCCCGACCGCCCCCGGCGTGCTGCTGCGGCGGGTAGCTCCCCGTGTAGTACATGTCGCGCGCGGTCACGTGCTTGTACGGGCTCGGGCTCGGGTGGTAGCGGTAcgggtggtactcgccggcgaagtCGTCGTCGTCGACGGTGCGCAATTCCACCACCTCAGCGTGGCCCACCTTCCGCCGCAGCTTCTCGGTGAGGCGGTTGGAGTCGACCCCGGCGCCGATCACCAGCAGCAGGTTCTTGTCCTCGCCGGCGATCGTGACAGACTCAACGCCTGCTCGGTTCACGCAAAACTAAGTCAacgtgcatccatgcatcatgaacGGTGACTAGATTTAATTATAAGCTAAttaaacaaccatatgcaacatgccAGTTCATGATAAGCCTTGAGGACAGAGGCGAAGTTAAGGGAGGGGGTCGAGCAAGGAATTTACCGGTGACCGCAGCAGCCACCTTGATAGCTTTGGAATGGCCCTTCTCAGAGCTGATCTGGATCTTGATGACCATCTCCGTCTGCAGTGGATTCAATCAATCCATGAAACTAGTTCTAATAACTGACGGCAGGAAGAAACATACGTAACTACAGTAGTAGTAGAACTTTTTTCTTGTAATGGAGGACTAATTCATCACAAATCATGAACACAATAAAAGATGGAATTAACCAGATGATGGTACTAAGATCTTACCCTCATCTTCCCCGTCGGTAATCCTCCGATGAGCACAGTAGAACTTAGTAGTACTAAGCAAGAACCAGCTCTACCAGCCCTTTGCAACTTGCTAAGCTAGCTTATGCTGTTATGCAGGAGGCTTGTACCCTGTGTGATAACACAGTAGTGACTTATATATACACGCACAAACCGACcttcattattattatttttggcgGGCAAACCAACCTTGATTGAAAGGCAATTAGCAAGATAATCACGCTGCATTGACTTCACCGGCCAAGTCGTCGGGGCCCCGAAGCATATCCCCACCCtctcctttcttttcttttgtgaAAATATCCCTTACGCTTTGTAGATCGAGAGCGACACCAACGGGTTATTTAGGTAGACCTCGCGTCCCTGACTCGACATGTCGACATGTCGTTACGAACAGGTAGTGACTTACTGACTCGGCCACCCTAGATGATTCGCCTACCCACGCAAACGAATGCCACTTGCACGCATGATCGCATCACATCGACGCGTGAACGGCGGGTTTGGACGCGTCATTCCCCGAAAAGAAACGGAAAGAACGGAAATTTTTGGCCGGGTAGGACTTACGTGCCTCTGATACGGTTTTAGTAGTCGTGCTGAGCGATCGGGAGCGGTTATAGTAACTAGTGAGTGTAACGGGTGGCTGGGATTGGGCAGTGCTGCCATGTGTGACAGTGAGATGGTGATCGGTGGCGAGGGTGAGCTGGAGAGTGGAGACTGGGCCGGCTGAGATCGACACATGGTAGCTAGGTGAATTGGACGCGATTAAAAATCTTTAATTCCCGGGCATGTAATATTCGCGACGTGGTGATGCTAGCTACCTTGCGTACACCCTAATTTGGCGGTGTTAAAAATAGGaaaaagtctaaaataaaccttAAACTTATAGGCGAAAGCTAAATCAAATCCTAAGCTTCTAATTCCTGAAATTAGCACATCGATTTCTctaatcccggtctattttaaaccttaaGCGTGCTGCCAAACAAGGATTGTTGATTGAACCCGGGATAGTTGGTTGCGGGCCGGCCCACCAGGCATGTGACATACAACTTAATAAAAAAAAAAAAAAGACGGCTGTGAATCGTACTTGTGACCTGGCGTTGCTTAACTAGTCTTGCTAACCATTCTAACACATGGCTCCTACTGTTAAGCTAGAAGCGCGGAATCATTTATAACCACACAATGCAACATCCAGATTTGAAAAATTTATGTTCTTTTCGAAATATTTTCTTGAAAAACATCACCAATTTTGAACTCCGAACATTTTATGGATATTTTGGAATTATGAACCTTTttgaaaaacacaaccaaaatttgaaaacatgaaccaTATTTTATATCTCCAAAGTTTTTTTTATGTGCAAACACTtattgaaaaagccaaaaaaaattgaagcctgaacaaaattttaaagtgcatttttttttgcaaatatatTCCCATTTTTTTAAAAGTTAGAAAGTGTTCGCACTTTTAAATTTTGTTCAGGTTTTAAAAAATTAATATTTTCAAAATATTGTTCATTTTTTTTCAAAGAGTGTTCGCAATTAAAAAAAACTtgggtatttaaaaaatgtttcatCTTTTGAAAATTTCTTTGTGTTTGTCAAAAAAATGTTTggacttttattttactttttgcATTTAAGAATATGTGTATGTTAATTTTTTTTACAACTTTCAGGGTGAtgcttcaaaaaaaaatcaaataaactTCAAATCTCGACATTGCGGTAAGTTGTTAG is a window of Triticum dicoccoides isolate Atlit2015 ecotype Zavitan chromosome 2B, WEW_v2.0, whole genome shotgun sequence DNA encoding:
- the LOC119364557 gene encoding disease resistance protein RGA5-like, whose protein sequence is MRTEMVIKIQISSEKGHSKAIKVAAAVTGVESVTIAGEDKNLLLVIGAGVDSNRLTEKLRRKVGHAEVVELRTVDDDDFAGEYHPYRYHPSPSPYKHVTARDMYYTGSYPPQQHAGGGRDHYRNAGSYPPTTGGRDYYSYGGGGGGGGYPAQYQQQGYYYPQQPAANMHTVVHHGYSDDPNSCSIM